Proteins from a single region of Callithrix jacchus isolate 240 chromosome 12, calJac240_pri, whole genome shotgun sequence:
- the C12H10orf53 gene encoding UPF0728 protein C10orf53 homolog, with translation MPKNSVVILRYGPYSAAGLSVEHYTFRLQGLQAVLAKDGHEVILEKIEDWNVVELMVNEDVVFHCNIKDLEFGGDGTLDPLCEKARIAVLNTY, from the exons ATGCCCAAGAACTCGGTGGTCATCCTGCGCTACGGGCCCTACAGCGCGGCAGGCCTGTCAGTGGAGCACTACACCTTCCGCCTGCAGGGCCTACAAG CTGTGTTGGCCAAAGATGGACACGAGGTCATCCTAGAGAAGATAGAAGACTGGAATGTGGTGGAACTCATGGTGAATGAAGACGTTGTCTTCCACTGCAACATTAAGGACCTGGAGTTTG GAGGTGACGGTACACTAGACCCACTATGCGAAAAGGCCCGGATAGCTGTGCTGAACACCTACTGA